In the Nicotiana tabacum cultivar K326 chromosome 16, ASM71507v2, whole genome shotgun sequence genome, one interval contains:
- the LOC107800529 gene encoding CASP-like protein PIMP1 — protein sequence MSNYPQYNFDEKPSSSSKIPLITLGARVVSLATLLVSWGVLQTSEVTFDNGARLTYDYYRSYSYTLFAVIAGAIYNVLHIPFAVYFLIRKKPLINHKVFRQIELYGDKIIFGIVATGAGTALGATMDLQKTVYDDDNSKYHDFLNLMYVPSAFVWAGFVTCGISSILSCLSFHKE from the exons ATGTCTAATTATCCCCAGTATAACTTTGATGAAAAGCCTTCCTCTTCATCAAAAATACCATTGATTACATTAGGTGCTAGGGTGGTAAGTCTAGCTACTCTTCTGGTATCATGGGGTGTGTTGCAGACTAGTGAAGTGACTTTTGACAATGGAGCCAGACTTACCTACGATTATTATCGCTCATACAG tTATACGCTTTTTGCTGTGATAGCAGGAGCTATCTACAATGTATTGCACATTCCTTTTGCAGTATATTTCCTCATAAGAAAGAAGCCATTGATAAACCACAAGGTTTTTCGCCAGATTGAACTCTATGGTGACAAG ATTATCTTCGGCATAGTAGCAACAGGAGCTGGTACAGCATTAGGTGCAACAATGGATCTACAAAAAACTGTTTACGACGACGATAACTCAAAATATCATGACTTTTTGAACTTGATGTACGTCCCATCTGCATTTGTTTGGGCTGGATTTGTGACTTGTGGAATATCTTCTATATTATCATGTTTGAGTTTCCATAAAGAGTGA